A part of Fusarium oxysporum Fo47 chromosome III, complete sequence genomic DNA contains:
- a CDS encoding Alpha/Beta hydrolase protein: MILSTLVLCCFLVFVEARSLPFLKLPYGTWQASSFDEVAKVYTFKNIRYGAPPTGNRRFAKPEPPEAVSGIQDGSKGAAYCLFLDLYMPEESLKSDNKLPVMVFVHGGGYTTGSKDMLDVVGLYDGTGLVNQSKGRVVVVTLNYRLGVFGWLGGTTAERAGATNLGLMDQRLAFEWVQKYIHLVGGDRNNVTAFGESAGGGSLMHHLTLGGGTISPLFNRVQIYSAGLAYNFDRKGKLEDAFQKFSAVAGCQGKGFSCLRAASPQRLILGQIAVAGLSFTIAKPQFGPVPDGNLVKNAASLDFAAGRYWKQLNSVLVAHAIDDAGLFVDPTIKTDAAFLKLLLDAFGYVDIVASLAAEYPAEDYSSPLARQQDVLKDAVFACNYRWVTNAFPRNSYNMQFSGGSSGSHGQVLPGVFYNPTLTVEANGTNFPVAEYFGNQDIFNSLQSYIVSHAISGSPNTYRNAPSTISWPRVSGATSENLGNVLNVTNNGFQLITDRQGASSRCDFCGNPVKNWTVVVIYTVLEHPAQCKGALANLCSSKFTTHAAIGD; encoded by the exons ATGATTCTTTCAACTCTTGTACTTTGCtgttttcttgtctttgtagAAGCAAGGAGCCTTCCCTTCTTGAAACTACCCTATGGAACCTGGCAGGCTTCCAGCTTTGATGAAGTGGCCAAG GTATATACTTTCAAGAATATCCGCTACGGCGCACCACCTACTGGTAACCGCCGATTTGCCAAGCCTGAACCTCCGGAGGCGGTGAGCGGAATTCAAGATGGTTCCAAGGGTGCCGCTT ACTGTCTCTTCCTCGATTTATACATGCCGGAAGAATCCTTGAAGTCGGACAATAAACTGCCAGTTATGGTCTTTGTCCATGGAGGAGG GTACACCACTGGATCTAAGGACATGCTCGACGTTGTGGGATTATATGACGGTACCGGTCTCGTGAATCAATCCAAAGGCCGTGTCGTTGTTGTCACACTCAACTACAGG CTTGGTGTCTTTGGTTGGTTGGGTGGCACGACTGCTGAACGTGCTGGTGCTACCAACCTGGGCCTTATGGACCAGCGCCTAGCTTTTGAATGGGTCCAAAAGTACATCCATCTGGTCGGTGGTGATCGCAACAATGTCACTGCGTTCGGAGAATCCGCTGGTGGTGGATCCCTCATGCATCATCTTACACTCGGAGGAGGAACGATATCACCACTTTTCAACCGCGTGCAGATCTATAGTGCAGGTCTGGCTTACAACTTTGATCGTAAGGGcaagcttgaagatgccTTCCAGAAGTTTTCGGCGGTGGCCGGATGCCAAGGGAAAGGCTTCTCCTGTCTACGTGCTGCAAGTCCACAGAGGCTTATTCTCGGACAGATCGCGGTAGCCGGATTGTCTTTCACCATTGCAAAACCACAGTTCGGGCCAGTTCCCGATGGAAATTTGGTCAAGAACGCAGCATCTCTGGACTTTGCTGCAG GCCGCTATTGGAAACAACTTAATTCTGTTCTCGTTGCGCATGCAATAGACGATGCCGGCCTCTTCGTAGATCCAACTATCAAAACAGATGCCGCATTCCTCAAATTACTTCTTGACGCTTTTGGCTATGTCGATATTGTGGCTTCTCTCGCAGCCGAGTATCCTGCCGAAGACTACTCTTCGCCGCTGGCTCGACAGCAAGACGTCTTGAAGGACGCCGTCTTTGCTTGCAACTATCGATGGGTAACTAATGCGTTCCCGAGGAATTCGTACAACATGCAATTCTCCGGAGGAAGCAGTGGATCGCATGGCCAAGTGTTGCCCGGAGTCTTCTACAATCCAACATTGACTGTCGAGGCCAATGGTACCAACTTCCCTGTGGCCGAGTATTTCGGAAACCAagacatcttcaactctttACAGAGCTACATCGTCAGCCATGCCATATCGGGGTCTCCGAATACATATCGAAACGCTCCAAGCACCATCTCATGGCCCAGGGTGTCAGGTGCTACCTCTGAGAACCTGGGCAATGTTCTCAATGTCACGAACAATGGATTCCAGTTGATCACGGATAGACAGGGGGCCTCGTCTCGGTGCGACTTCTG TGGAAACCCAGTGAAAAATTGGACAGTCGTCGTTATCTATACTGTACTTGAGCACCCTGCGCAGTGCAAAGGGGCATTGGCCAATCTTTGCAGCAGTAAATTCACAACTCATGCAGCTATTGGAGACTAA
- a CDS encoding major facilitator superfamily domain-containing protein, whose protein sequence is MASPQLESQHETISKSPGEATTAAHFEDTEKSQLDSFNFTEDEERRLIRRIDLRLVPIVGLMYCVSLIDRTNVAAASIAGMMEDLQLIGNRYSIITLVFFTTYIIFQPPSTIIVRKLGPRIHLAGITLLWGAVMIGMGFTTKWEQLAALRVILGLLEAGFFPSCIYLLSTWYNRYEMGKRYGLFYAFGAVTGAFAGIMAYGLVHMHGINGMGGWRWLFIIEGILTCAIALIGYWLLVDFPDSGRSNWKFLSEHERAWVVARVNTDRGDARPTQFNLRKFLFHMLDIKVWGFGLLFFCCSTQGYAMSFFTPIILTSGMGFNRTATQLINITPMLAAAVAMYATGYIGDRFRIRGPLIVFNSVLAIVGMSLMGFHRVVGVRFFGIFLTAAGVNANLPIIMTYQANNIRGQWKRASCSAVLVGLGGVGGIAGSLIFRKADRDGVVLEDEPDSEVPEGERGSFRYTF, encoded by the exons ATGGCTTCCCCACAGCTTGAGTCGCAACACGAGACTATCTCCAAGTCACCGGGTGAAGCTACCACTGCCGCTCACTTTGAGGACACCGAGAAGAGTCAACTAgacagcttcaacttcactgaagatgaagagaggaGACTCATACGCCGAATTGACCTCAGACTTGTTCCCATCGTGGGTCTCATGTACTGCGTTTCACTCATTGACCGTACCAATGTAGCGGCGGCGAGCATTGCAGGCATGATGGAAGACCTTCAGCTCATTGGCAACAGATAC TCTATTATCACTCTTGTCTTCTTTACCACCTACATCATCTTCCAACCGCCTTCCACCATCATCGTTCGCAAGCTTGGCCCTCGTATCCACCTAGCTGGTATTACACTGCTTTGGGGAGCCGTCATGATTGGTATGGGCTTCACTACCAAATGGGAGCAACTTGCTGCCCTGCGTGTTATCCTTGGTCTCCTCGAGGCTGGCTTCTTTCCTAGCTGCATCTACCTGCTGAGCACGTGGTATAATAGAT ACGAGATGGGCAAGAGATACGGTCTTTTCTACGCTTTCGGTGCTGTTACTGGGGCCTTTGCAGGAATCATGGCTTATGGT CTTGTTCACATGCATGGCATCAATGGTATGGGTGGCTGGCGctggctcttcatcatcgaagGTATACTTACCTGCGCCATCGCATTAATTGGCTACTGGCTCCTCGTCGACTTTCCCGACTCTGGCCGAAGCAATTGGAAATTTCTCTCAGAACACGAACGCGCCTGGGTAGTGGCTCGTGTCAATACAGACCGTGGTGATGCTAGGCCAACCCAGTTCAACCTCAGGAAGTTTCTCTTCCACATGCTCGACATCAAAGTCTGGGGCTTCgggcttctcttcttttgctGCTCGACTCAAGGTTATGCAATGTCGTTTTTCACGcccatcatcctcaccagTGGTATGGGGTTCAATCGTACTGCTACTCAGCTTATCAACATCACGCCGATGCTTGCGGCTGCAGTTGCCATGTATGCTACTGGCTATATTGGAGATCGATTCAGGATCCGAGGTCCTCTGATTGTGTTCAACTCTGTACTCGCCATTGTTGGCATGTCGTTGATGGGATTTCACCGTGTGGTTGGTGTCCGCTTCTTTGGCATCTTCCTCACTGCTGCAGGAGTCAACGCCAATCTCCCTATCATTATGACCTACCAGGCAAACAACATCAGAGGGCAGTGGAAGCGCGCCTCTTGCAGTGCTGTCCTTGTGGGACTTGGCGGTGTTGGTGGTATTGCTGGTAGCTTGATCTTCAG AAAGGCTGAtcgagatggtgttgtgCTCGAAGATGAGCCTGATTCAGAG GTCccagaaggagaaagaggtTCATTTAGGTACACATTCTAG
- a CDS encoding bacterial alpha-L-rhamnosidase-domain-containing protein produces the protein MASETTITIVHVYFDHHHSGIGVVTSRPSISWRFGGTTVGWTQESCDIEVCLRQQASYPAADAIQIFTLDTTHSVNVPWPARELSSGEQGTVRVRSRGQGIETTWSEPFRVETGLLKAIDWTCDLIETPFLVETTETHPPTLFRRSFVLKQVPCKVRLYITSHGIHEAEINGIKVSDQVLAPGWTAYNHELQYQVHDVGQLLRQGTENVIGIHVAEGWYCGRLGFGGGRHNIWGSRLGVIAQLVLTFQEEITQTIGSDSDWTCHRSPIETASLYDGETYDMAKEQVGWSSAGFNDEGWSAVKVCGYDPERLTCSDGPPIRPTQSLSAIQITHSSNGNAILDFGQNLVGWVRFRVPKGPAGHKITLVHAETLENGECVTRTLRHAKATDVVVLGQSSSPEAVYWNPRFTFHGFRYVEVIDWPEAELQLDDFSAVVIHSDMQRTGYLTCSDPLISRLHENVVWSMRGNFVGIPTDCPQRDERLGYTGDIQIFSPTACFLYDCYSTLRSWLRNLAAEQKKGANGSPPIFSPKAMPVPNFPLAIWGDATILVPWDLYWAYGDVEILSTQYEAMIGWIDQGIPRAANGLWGQVRVQLGDWLDPMAPPDRPHLGITDPQLVANAYLIRITDVMSEASAYSKHAVELRAAFASEYITQTGRLVSDSQTAYALAIQFDLFPTPAQRHHAVERLQHLILHRSRCKIATGFAGTPAIGHALSKAGKYQLFYMMLTNTKPPSWLYPVTMGATTIWERWDSVLPDGTIHPSEMTSLNHYALGAVADWLHAYVGGLKPLLPGWKKFRIAPKPGGGITWASASFECPYGEIVVDWKLDDGSLVVDVNVPHNTTAEVQLGTKECKVVGSGFHTFRAAHKGLAFNRYSSSNQYTCDDFLNLLVL, from the exons ATGGCATCAGAAACAACCATCACTATAGTGCACGTGTATTTTGACCATCACCATTCCGGGATTGGAGTGGTAACGTCCAGGCCGTCAATATCGTGGAGATTTGGAGGGACAACAGTTGGCTGGACGCAAGAATCATGCGACATAGAGGTTTGCCTGAGACAGCAGGCCTCATATCCGGCCGCGGACGCTATTCAAATATTTACTCTCGATACTACACATTCGGTCAACGTACCTTGGCCGGCAAGGGAGCTCTCCAGTGGCGAGCAAGGTACGGTTCGTGTGCGCAGCCGAGGACAAGGTATCGAGACTACTTGGTCAGAGCCATTTCGAGTAGAAACAGGACTTTTGAAAGCAATAGACTGGACATGCGACTTGATCGAGACGCCATTTCTGGTCGAAACCACCGAAACTCATCCTCCAACGCTTTTTCGACGATCTTTTGTCCTCAAGCAAGTGCCTTGTAAAGTACGCTTATATATCACATCTCACGGCATCCATGAAGCTGAGATCAACGGCATCAAAGTTTCCGATCAGGTGTTGGCACCAGGATGGACAGCATATAATCATGAGCTGCAGTATCAGGTCCATGACGTTGGACAGCTTCTCCGTCAAGGGACCGAAAATGTGATTGGGATTCACGTGGCCGAGGGGTGGTATTGCGGAAGACTTGGCTTTGGTGGAGGCCGGCACAACATCTGGGGCTCAAGACTTGGCGTCATTGCTCAGCTCGTATTGACCTTTCAAGAGGAGATAACCCAGACCATCGGGTCAGACTCGGACTGGACATGCCATCGCAGCCCGATAGAGACTGCTAGTCTCTACGATGGAGAGACTTATGACATGGCGAAAGAGCAAGTAGGATGGTCTTCAGCCGGATTCAACGACGAGGGCTGGAGCGCAGTCAAAGTATGCGGATATGACCCAGAACGCCTGACATGTTCGGATGGACCTCCGATCCGTCCTACCCAATCTCTGTCTGCAATCCAAATCACTCACAGCAGCAATGGTAATGCTATACTCGATTTTGGTCAGAACTTGGTTGGCTGGGTGCGGTTCAGAGTTCCTAAAGGCCCTGCGGGGCACAAGATCACGCTTGTTCATGCAGAGACACTAGAGAACGGCGAGTGCGTTACCAGAACTCTCCGCCACGCCAAGGCGACGGACGTTGTGGTACTGGGGCAATCTTCAAGCCCGGAAGCAGTCTACTGGAACCCCAGGTTTACTTTTCATGGGTTTCGCTATGTCGAAGTTATTGACTGGCCAGAGGCTGAGCTGCAGCTGGACGACTTCTCAGCCGTGGTTATCCATAGTGATATGCAAAGAACAGGATACCTCACCTGTTCCGATCCGCTGATTAGTCGCCTTCACGAGAACGTCGTGTGGTCTATGCGAGGAAACTTTGTCGGTATCCCCACAGACTGTCCGCAGAGAGACGAACGGTTAGGATATACTGGAGACATACAGATCTTTTCGCCAACTGCCTGCTTCCTCTATGATTGCTACAGCACACTCAGGAGCTGGCTCCGGAACCTCGCAGCTGAACAGAAAAAGGGTGCAAACGGTTCTCCGCCTATCTTCTCACCAAAGGCAATGCCCGTTCCTAACTTTCCGCTGGCTATCTGGGGCGACGCGACAATCTTAGTACCGTGGGATCTCTACTGGGCATATGGCGACGTTGAGATACTATCCACGCAGTATGAGGCTATGATAGGCTGGATAGACCAGGGGATTCCACGCGCTGCCAATGGCCTCTGGGGACAAGTGCGTGTCCAACTGGGAGACTGGCTTGACCCAATGGCTCCTCCTGATCGGCCTCATCTCGGTATCACAGATCCTCAATTGGTGGCTAATGCCTATCTGATAAGAATTACCGATGTGATGAGCGAG GCATCTGCATACTCGAAGCACGCTGTCGAGCTTCGTGCTGCTTTCGCCTCGGAGTACATCACACAGACTGGCCGTCTCGTATCTGACTCCCAAACGGCATATGCTCTTGCTATCCAATTCGATCTTTTCCCTACACCTGCTCAGAGACACCACGCCGTGGAACGATTGCAGCATCTAATTCTTCATCGATCTCGCTGCAAAATTGCTACTGGATTCGCTGGCACGCCTGCTATAGGACATGCACTCTCAAAAGCGGGAAAATATCAGCTATTCTATATGATGCTCACAAACACTAAGCCACCCTCATGGTTATATCCTGTAACAATGGGAGCTACGACTATCTGGGAGCGTTGGGACAGTGTTCTCCCAGACGGTACTATTCACCCTAGCGAGATGACCTCGCTGAACCATTACGCCCTTGGGGCTGTGGCAGATTGGCTTCATGCCTACGTTGGCGGATTAAAACCGCTGCTTCCAGGATGGAAGAAGTTTCGTATCGCTCCGAAGCCTGGGGGTGGTATTACATGGGCATCTGCTAGCTTTGAGTGTCCTTATGGTGAAATAGTGGTTGATTGGAAGCTTGATGACGGAagccttgttgttgatgtcaatgtcCCGCACAATACGACGGCTGAAGTGCAGCTAGGAACGAAAGAATGCAAAGTGGTTGGTTCGGGCTTTCACACATTCCGAGCTGC TCACAAAGGATTAGCATTTAATCGATATAGTTCAAGTAATCAATACACCTGTGACGACTTTCTCAACTTGTTAGTCCTCTGA